From Varibaculum massiliense, a single genomic window includes:
- the tsaE gene encoding tRNA (adenosine(37)-N6)-threonylcarbamoyltransferase complex ATPase subunit type 1 TsaE: protein MPITITVNSADQTRAVGQALASQLRPGDLVMLSGGLGAGKTTFTQGIGSGLQVKGRVSSPTFIVARVHPSLVGGADLIHADAYRIKDLTDLETLDLDSTLDQAITVIEWGEGKTEQLSADRLEIEIHREHGGVATSSNGVVDLAQMDDGKRRITIRPLGKRWEGTDWETVFSAFEDGQEK from the coding sequence GTGCCGATTACTATTACCGTTAACTCAGCTGACCAGACACGTGCGGTTGGACAGGCGCTTGCCAGCCAGCTGCGCCCCGGAGACTTAGTGATGCTTTCGGGGGGGCTAGGAGCCGGAAAAACTACTTTTACTCAGGGAATAGGTTCCGGACTGCAGGTAAAAGGCAGGGTGTCTTCCCCCACTTTTATTGTTGCCCGGGTGCATCCTTCCCTAGTGGGAGGTGCAGATTTGATTCATGCTGACGCCTACCGAATCAAAGATTTAACGGATTTGGAAACCCTCGATTTGGACTCCACTTTGGATCAGGCGATTACCGTCATCGAATGGGGAGAAGGTAAAACCGAGCAGCTCTCGGCTGATCGCCTGGAGATTGAGATTCACCGGGAACATGGCGGGGTTGCTACCAGCAGTAATGGGGTAGTAGACCTGGCACAGATGGATGATGGTAAACGCAGGATCACTATCCGCCCGCTGGGGAAGCGGTGGGAAGGAACTGACTGGGAAACGGTGTTTTCCGCGTTTGAGGACGGACAAGAAAAGTAG
- the tsaB gene encoding tRNA (adenosine(37)-N6)-threonylcarbamoyltransferase complex dimerization subunit type 1 TsaB: MRILCIDTSLGASVALWDSEAKTPVLASRSSQDSRSHAEHLSELVSEVVQEACGCALAKAGIEAVAVGRGPAPFTGLRAGLVTARTIGYALGIPVIGISSLDALARAVLDLVPPTQEVFVTTDARRKEVYCAQYRADGPDDVFCLWGPEVGRPADFANRAAEPGLIVAGAGAALYPQDFALNPGLPTEVEAAVLGRIAKARLQGKTPEDLLATVSPLYLRRPDVQPPSQVK, translated from the coding sequence ATGCGGATTCTCTGTATTGACACTTCGTTGGGAGCTTCAGTTGCCCTGTGGGATAGCGAAGCCAAGACCCCGGTGTTAGCTAGTCGCTCTAGCCAGGACTCCCGCTCTCACGCTGAGCATCTTTCCGAGCTGGTAAGTGAGGTAGTGCAGGAAGCTTGCGGGTGCGCCCTCGCGAAAGCGGGTATCGAGGCAGTGGCGGTAGGACGCGGCCCGGCTCCTTTTACGGGCTTGCGGGCGGGACTGGTAACTGCCCGCACAATCGGTTATGCGCTGGGCATTCCGGTGATCGGGATTAGCTCTCTAGACGCGCTGGCGCGGGCAGTGTTAGACCTGGTACCGCCCACGCAGGAAGTATTCGTGACCACCGATGCGCGGCGTAAGGAGGTCTACTGCGCCCAGTATCGTGCGGATGGTCCTGATGATGTTTTCTGTCTGTGGGGACCGGAAGTGGGCAGGCCCGCAGACTTTGCGAACCGGGCAGCCGAACCCGGTTTGATTGTTGCTGGGGCGGGGGCAGCGCTATACCCCCAGGATTTTGCGTTAAATCCCGGTCTCCCCACCGAGGTAGAGGCAGCAGTCCTCGGTAGGATTGCCAAAGCGCGTTTACAGGGGAAAACACCTGAAGATTTACTAGCCACCGTGTCTCCTCTTTACCTGCGCCGCCCGGATGTGCAGCCCCCTAGCCAGGTGAAATAG
- the rimI gene encoding ribosomal protein S18-alanine N-acetyltransferase has protein sequence MTGCVPLSLEDVPALLVLEKSCFGTEGFSDAQLRQMITARYGLALGIWEEEVLVGAALLEVLVPESELHSLAVLPAQRRHGLGGILLGAALNEARKRGATQMFLEVRSSNQAAISLYEGAGFMPLSVRRGYYSHPREDALVMRKRLASASPGPIGTEINAASRG, from the coding sequence GTGACGGGCTGCGTTCCTTTAAGTCTCGAGGACGTGCCGGCACTGCTTGTCCTCGAAAAATCCTGTTTTGGGACAGAAGGTTTTAGTGACGCGCAGCTGCGGCAAATGATAACTGCCCGCTACGGTTTAGCATTGGGAATCTGGGAGGAGGAAGTGCTGGTAGGTGCGGCTCTACTAGAAGTTTTAGTACCGGAGTCCGAATTACATTCCCTAGCCGTCTTACCTGCTCAGCGCCGCCACGGGCTAGGAGGCATTCTTCTAGGAGCCGCCCTCAATGAGGCTAGGAAACGGGGAGCGACTCAGATGTTCCTAGAGGTGCGCAGTTCAAATCAGGCCGCGATCTCCCTTTATGAAGGCGCGGGATTTATGCCTTTAAGTGTGCGACGTGGCTATTATTCCCATCCGCGCGAAGATGCTTTGGTAATGCGTAAGCGTCTGGCTAGTGCCTCTCCCGGCCCCATTGGCACGGAAATAAATGCGGCTAGCCGCGGGTAG
- a CDS encoding succinate dehydrogenase cytochrome b subunit: MANTKEIQKRRSWNTLVFAKQCMAVTGIFFVLFVLMHSYGNLKILAGADAYNGYAHHLRVFGAPILPYEGLLWILRVLLLACVIIHMICAFYLWHRASVGRGSEKYVVKQNVVNNYATRTVRVGSVLLVLFILFHIFHFTTKWVQIGAADAYSSATCKVDGEMIPVAPWNMMVTTFSPANWWTLIIYLGAVAIVALHVGHGVWSALQTMGWIRENTHKATVYISGIVGLALFAMFAIPPLYLVITNPAPVAC; this comes from the coding sequence GTGGCCAATACAAAAGAAATTCAAAAGAGGCGAAGCTGGAATACCCTAGTCTTCGCCAAACAGTGCATGGCCGTTACCGGCATCTTCTTTGTACTGTTTGTGTTAATGCATTCCTACGGGAACCTGAAGATTCTAGCGGGGGCGGATGCCTATAACGGTTACGCCCACCACCTACGGGTCTTCGGTGCCCCTATCCTGCCTTATGAAGGCTTGCTCTGGATTTTGCGCGTCCTGCTACTTGCATGCGTGATTATCCACATGATTTGCGCCTTCTACCTCTGGCATCGCGCCAGCGTGGGGCGAGGCAGTGAGAAGTACGTAGTCAAACAGAACGTGGTTAACAACTATGCGACCCGCACCGTACGTGTCGGCTCCGTGTTGCTAGTGCTGTTTATCTTGTTCCACATCTTCCACTTCACCACCAAGTGGGTGCAGATTGGTGCAGCTGATGCATACAGCTCTGCCACCTGCAAGGTAGATGGGGAAATGATTCCGGTTGCTCCTTGGAACATGATGGTAACCACGTTCTCGCCAGCTAACTGGTGGACGCTCATTATTTACCTGGGTGCGGTGGCGATTGTGGCGCTGCACGTGGGGCACGGCGTATGGTCCGCCCTGCAAACTATGGGTTGGATTCGGGAAAACACCCATAAAGCGACCGTTTATATTTCCGGGATTGTGGGACTAGCGCTGTTCGCCATGTTCGCCATCCCCCCGCTCTATTTGGTAATCACCAACCCCGCTCCGGTGGCGTGTTAG
- a CDS encoding fumarate reductase/succinate dehydrogenase flavoprotein subunit, with the protein MTEQENLVDGLYTVGEPIADQKAPLDVPIEKCWKQRQFNAALVNPANRRKIKIIVVGTGLAGGAAAASLGEMGYHVDAFFYQDSARRAHSIAAQGGINAAKNYRNDNDSDYRLFYDTVKGGDYRARETNVYRLAEVSANIIDQCVAQGVPFAREYGGLLDNRSFGGVQVSRTFYARGQTGQQLLIGAYQALERQVNAGTVVSHSRHEMVELIVSDGRARGIVARNMETGELETFTASIVILATGGYGNVFFLSTNAMGCNGTAAWRAHRKGAYFANPCYTQIHPTCIPQHGDQQSKLTLMSESLRNDGRIWVPKKKEDCKKDPREIPEEDRDYYLERIYPSFGNLVPRDIASRQAKNMCDEGRGVGPEINGVARGVYLDFADAIERMGKEAVSAKYGNLFDMYKRITDDDPYEVPMRIYPAVHYTMGGVWVDYDLETTIPGLYVGGEANFSDHGANRLGASALMQGLSDGYFVLPNTVNDYLAHTLDWKDLPQDHPDVLAAKQQAQERIDRMMAIEGTRSVDSIHKELGHIMWEYCGMSRTREGLKKAIGLIRELRKEFWTNVRIPGKKSGEMNQSLERAGRLADFLELGELMCIDALHREESCGGHFREEHQTPEGEALRDDENFMYVAAWEWKGENQPPVLHKEDLIYNNIEVKTRSYK; encoded by the coding sequence ATGACTGAACAAGAAAATCTGGTTGACGGTCTTTACACCGTTGGCGAACCGATTGCTGACCAGAAGGCACCCCTAGATGTGCCGATTGAAAAATGCTGGAAACAGCGCCAGTTCAATGCAGCGCTGGTTAACCCAGCTAACCGCCGCAAGATTAAGATTATCGTGGTAGGCACCGGTCTGGCGGGGGGCGCCGCTGCCGCCTCGCTGGGCGAAATGGGCTACCACGTTGATGCTTTCTTCTACCAAGACTCTGCCCGCCGTGCACACTCGATTGCGGCTCAGGGTGGAATCAACGCGGCGAAGAATTATCGCAACGACAATGACTCTGACTACCGGCTGTTCTATGACACGGTCAAAGGCGGGGACTACCGGGCACGGGAAACTAACGTTTACCGGCTAGCGGAAGTATCTGCCAATATTATTGACCAGTGTGTAGCTCAGGGGGTGCCTTTTGCTCGCGAATATGGCGGCCTGCTCGATAACCGTTCTTTCGGTGGGGTGCAGGTATCCCGTACCTTCTATGCACGGGGTCAGACGGGGCAGCAGTTGCTGATTGGTGCCTACCAGGCACTTGAACGCCAGGTTAACGCCGGCACGGTAGTTTCTCACTCCCGTCATGAAATGGTGGAACTCATCGTTTCGGACGGTCGGGCGCGCGGGATTGTGGCTCGCAATATGGAGACTGGTGAACTGGAAACTTTCACTGCCTCGATTGTTATTTTAGCTACCGGTGGTTATGGGAACGTTTTCTTCTTGTCCACCAACGCTATGGGCTGTAACGGTACTGCTGCTTGGCGTGCTCACCGTAAGGGTGCCTATTTTGCTAACCCTTGCTACACCCAGATTCACCCCACCTGTATTCCGCAGCATGGTGACCAGCAATCCAAACTCACTTTGATGAGTGAATCCCTGCGTAATGATGGACGTATTTGGGTTCCCAAGAAGAAAGAGGATTGCAAGAAAGACCCGCGGGAAATCCCGGAGGAAGATCGCGACTACTACTTAGAGCGCATCTACCCCTCTTTCGGTAACCTGGTTCCGCGCGATATCGCTTCCCGGCAAGCCAAGAATATGTGTGACGAGGGTCGCGGGGTAGGTCCGGAAATCAACGGGGTTGCTCGCGGCGTTTACTTGGATTTCGCGGATGCGATTGAACGTATGGGCAAGGAAGCTGTGTCTGCCAAGTACGGCAACCTGTTCGATATGTATAAGCGGATTACCGATGACGATCCCTATGAGGTTCCGATGCGGATTTACCCGGCAGTGCACTACACCATGGGTGGGGTTTGGGTCGACTATGACCTAGAGACCACTATCCCGGGTCTGTATGTGGGCGGGGAAGCTAACTTCTCTGATCACGGCGCTAACCGCTTGGGTGCCTCGGCTTTGATGCAGGGGCTATCTGATGGTTATTTCGTGCTGCCGAACACGGTAAATGATTATCTGGCGCATACTTTGGATTGGAAAGATTTGCCGCAAGACCATCCCGATGTTTTGGCCGCGAAACAGCAGGCGCAAGAACGTATCGATCGGATGATGGCGATTGAGGGTACGCGTTCGGTGGATTCCATCCACAAGGAACTCGGTCACATCATGTGGGAGTACTGCGGTATGTCCCGTACCCGTGAGGGGTTGAAGAAAGCTATCGGTTTGATTCGAGAACTGCGTAAAGAGTTCTGGACCAATGTGCGGATTCCAGGCAAGAAGAGCGGCGAGATGAACCAGTCGCTAGAGCGTGCCGGTCGCTTGGCTGACTTCCTAGAGCTGGGTGAGCTGATGTGTATCGATGCCCTGCATCGGGAAGAATCCTGTGGTGGTCACTTCCGGGAAGAACATCAAACTCCGGAAGGAGAGGCTCTGCGTGACGATGAAAACTTCATGTACGTAGCCGCCTGGGAATGGAAAGGCGAGAATCAGCCTCCTGTCCTGCACAAGGAGGATTTGATTTACAACAATATCGAGGTCAAGACAAGGAGCTACAAGTGA
- a CDS encoding succinate dehydrogenase/fumarate reductase iron-sulfur subunit, which translates to MNITLRIWRQAGPDAEGAIHEYQLHGVSEDSSFLEMLDILNEDLFARGEEPVAFDSDCREGICGMCGLVINGVPHGNHSPDPKDNTTTCQLHMRSFKDGDTITIEPWRSKAFPIIKDLVVNRNALDRIIQAGGYISVNTGAAPDAHSTPVPKKDADRAFEAAACIGCGACVAACPNGSAMLFTSAKVTHLGLLPQGKPENLRRVTQMLNRMGAEGFGGCTNFGECAAVCPKQVPLDFIAVLNRQLGKAVLAGV; encoded by the coding sequence GTGAACATCACTTTGCGAATCTGGCGTCAGGCTGGCCCAGACGCCGAGGGAGCTATCCACGAATATCAGCTCCACGGAGTTAGCGAGGATTCCTCTTTCCTGGAAATGCTGGATATCCTCAACGAGGATCTATTTGCGCGCGGGGAAGAACCGGTCGCGTTCGACTCGGACTGCCGCGAGGGAATCTGCGGTATGTGCGGTCTGGTGATTAACGGGGTTCCGCATGGAAACCATTCCCCGGATCCGAAGGATAACACTACTACCTGCCAGCTACACATGCGTTCCTTTAAGGATGGGGACACAATCACCATTGAGCCTTGGCGCTCAAAGGCGTTCCCGATTATTAAGGATTTGGTAGTTAACCGGAACGCTCTGGATCGGATTATTCAGGCGGGCGGTTACATTTCGGTTAATACCGGTGCGGCTCCGGATGCACATTCCACTCCGGTTCCCAAGAAGGATGCGGATCGGGCTTTCGAGGCCGCGGCCTGCATCGGTTGCGGGGCGTGTGTGGCTGCCTGCCCGAATGGTTCGGCAATGCTATTTACTTCTGCGAAAGTGACTCACCTGGGTCTGCTGCCGCAGGGTAAACCAGAGAATCTGCGGCGGGTTACCCAGATGCTTAACCGGATGGGTGCCGAAGGCTTCGGTGGATGTACCAACTTCGGTGAATGTGCAGCAGTTTGCCCCAAGCAGGTTCCGCTGGACTTTATCGCGGTGCTAAACCGGCAGCTCGGCAAAGCTGTCCTCGCTGGAGTTTAA
- a CDS encoding class I SAM-dependent methyltransferase produces MIAGKIPLSFTQMEQLIYSLPPAEDPMIAALTTPEGWQLLQEYPYRPPTEDKDIVNYLRKHQPANLAAALQTQWILREKAQEKMGEVAQTKLFTRNGLEQATRKIVAAQRAKRFAAAGVTNLMDLGCGIGADAMELAPTCQDFSAVDISPAAATCAAINLSDVPTAKVFCENAENIASQKTLPALFIDPARRAASGRALSPDSWSPPLGKVLEWGKRAPHLAVKMAPGIDLAYLPAGYHAQWVSVEGDLVECALYSPGLAPEGTGRSALLIYGDQVAHFRCSTAHNPGENHLQVPPATTLGSFLFDPDPALIRAGILSDLCERLGAAPVSTGIAYLTGNELPTVQDSLAFSCYQIVENLPLKAKTITSYLHSQQTTRLDILKRGVALDIATWRKKVMPKRNRDWSPRTVTVALTRIDGAHRCLVLEKAN; encoded by the coding sequence ATGATAGCAGGAAAAATTCCGCTTAGCTTTACGCAAATGGAACAGTTAATCTACTCGTTGCCGCCTGCAGAAGACCCCATGATCGCGGCTCTTACCACCCCGGAAGGCTGGCAGCTGCTACAAGAATATCCTTACCGTCCGCCTACAGAGGACAAAGATATCGTCAATTACCTACGTAAACACCAACCAGCGAATCTGGCGGCAGCGTTGCAGACCCAGTGGATACTGCGGGAAAAAGCTCAGGAAAAAATGGGGGAGGTAGCGCAAACTAAACTTTTTACTCGCAACGGACTAGAGCAGGCTACCCGAAAAATAGTGGCCGCGCAGCGCGCGAAACGGTTTGCGGCCGCCGGGGTCACTAACCTGATGGATCTCGGGTGCGGAATTGGAGCTGACGCTATGGAACTAGCGCCCACCTGCCAGGATTTTTCTGCAGTTGATATTAGCCCGGCGGCTGCCACCTGCGCGGCAATCAACCTCTCCGACGTACCGACCGCCAAAGTTTTCTGCGAAAACGCCGAAAACATTGCCTCACAGAAAACTTTGCCCGCCCTCTTTATTGATCCCGCTCGCCGCGCCGCCAGCGGACGCGCCCTCTCCCCCGATTCTTGGTCACCACCCCTGGGGAAAGTCCTGGAATGGGGAAAGCGCGCACCTCATCTAGCCGTGAAAATGGCGCCCGGGATTGACTTGGCTTACCTGCCCGCAGGCTATCACGCACAATGGGTGAGCGTAGAGGGCGACCTGGTGGAGTGCGCCCTCTATTCGCCAGGCTTAGCTCCCGAGGGTACGGGACGTTCTGCGCTGCTTATCTACGGCGACCAGGTAGCCCATTTTCGTTGTTCCACTGCCCACAATCCCGGGGAAAACCACCTGCAAGTCCCCCCGGCAACAACCTTGGGCAGTTTCCTTTTTGATCCCGACCCAGCGCTTATTCGCGCTGGAATCCTTTCCGATCTGTGCGAACGCTTAGGGGCAGCACCGGTATCTACCGGGATTGCCTACCTGACGGGAAATGAGCTCCCCACTGTCCAAGACTCTTTAGCATTTAGCTGCTATCAAATAGTAGAAAATCTGCCATTGAAAGCTAAAACGATTACCTCTTACCTGCATTCCCAGCAGACCACGCGGCTGGACATCCTTAAGCGCGGAGTCGCCCTCGACATTGCGACTTGGCGAAAGAAGGTAATGCCTAAGAGGAATCGGGATTGGTCACCGCGAACCGTAACTGTAGCGCTCACCCGGATAGACGGGGCGCACCGCTGTCTAGTGTTGGAAAAAGCTAACTAG
- the groES gene encoding co-chaperone GroES produces MSVSIKPLEDRVVIQQAEAEQKTASGLVIPDAAKEKPQEGKVIAVGPGRVDDQGNRVPMDVAEGDSVIYSKYGGTEVKYGGEEYLILSARDILAKVER; encoded by the coding sequence GTGTCAGTCTCCATTAAGCCGTTAGAAGATCGCGTCGTGATTCAGCAGGCAGAAGCGGAACAAAAGACCGCTTCGGGTCTGGTTATCCCCGACGCTGCCAAGGAAAAACCGCAGGAAGGCAAAGTAATCGCGGTGGGACCGGGTCGCGTTGATGACCAGGGTAACCGGGTTCCGATGGATGTTGCCGAGGGCGACAGCGTGATCTACTCCAAGTATGGCGGTACCGAGGTTAAATACGGCGGGGAAGAATACTTGATTCTTTCCGCGCGTGACATTTTGGCTAAGGTCGAGCGCTAG